From a region of the Magnetococcales bacterium genome:
- a CDS encoding DUF2924 domain-containing protein, whose protein sequence is MSGINVIKQVAALPGMTTADLKGMWKELCQSEPPPYNRAFLVKRLA, encoded by the coding sequence ATGAGCGGTATCAACGTGATCAAGCAGGTGGCGGCCCTGCCGGGCATGACCACCGCCGACCTGAAAGGGATGTGGAAGGAGTTGTGCCAGTCGGAGCCGCCGCCCTACAACCGGGCCTTCCTGGTGAAACGGCTGGC